One genomic window of Halobellus limi includes the following:
- a CDS encoding 6-hydroxymethylpterin diphosphokinase MptE-like protein has protein sequence MNFERWNPIYESILRDFGYPRDGDERARDVVAAYAEPFDFDRLDCTGDAVAVVGAAPSVSEEVNRVADADRTFAASTAADVVRDAGHDVDLMVTDLDKNPETARELTREGTPVAAHAHGDNVPLVEEWLPRLETAHVLATTQAAPVDAVYNFGGFTDGDRAAFIADALGAAELRFVGWDFDDPTVDPAKAKKLRWAERLLHYLERRRGERFSVLDGRRGGIDPIPLDPSED, from the coding sequence ATGAACTTCGAACGCTGGAACCCGATCTACGAATCGATCCTCCGTGACTTCGGCTACCCCAGAGACGGCGACGAGCGCGCCCGCGACGTCGTCGCCGCCTACGCGGAGCCGTTCGACTTCGACCGTCTCGACTGTACGGGCGACGCAGTCGCCGTCGTCGGGGCCGCGCCGTCCGTCTCCGAGGAGGTCAACCGCGTCGCCGACGCCGACCGGACGTTCGCCGCCTCGACGGCCGCGGACGTCGTTCGCGACGCCGGCCACGACGTGGACCTGATGGTGACCGACCTCGACAAGAACCCCGAGACGGCCCGGGAGTTGACCCGCGAGGGGACGCCGGTGGCGGCGCACGCCCACGGCGACAACGTCCCGCTGGTCGAAGAGTGGCTCCCGCGGCTGGAGACGGCGCACGTGCTCGCGACGACGCAGGCCGCCCCCGTCGACGCCGTCTACAACTTCGGCGGCTTCACCGACGGCGACAGGGCGGCGTTCATCGCCGACGCGCTCGGCGCCGCGGAACTCCGATTCGTCGGCTGGGACTTCGACGATCCGACCGTCGACCCGGCGAAGGCGAAGAAACTCCGGTGGGCCGAGCGACTGCTCCACTACCTCGAACGGCGTCGCGGCGAGCGGTTTTCGGTTCTGGACGGCCGGCGCGGTGGGATCGATCCGATCCCGCTCGACCCGTCCGAGGACTGA